Proteins found in one Pontibacter sp. SGAir0037 genomic segment:
- the miaB gene encoding tRNA (N6-isopentenyl adenosine(37)-C2)-methylthiotransferase MiaB: MNTIVDLDFIDNRTPEQAAASCDTHITVETNTGKSRKLYIESYGCAMNFSDSEIVSSIMHEQGFDTTSTIENADVVFLNTCSIREKAEQTVRNRLGQINYHKRKNPGMVIGVLGCMAERLKKSLLEEEKIVDLVVGPDAYRDLPNLINEVDGGQKAVNVLLSREETYADINPIRLNSNGVSAFISIMRGCDNMCSFCVVPFTRGRERSRDAHSIVREAESLVAQGYKEVTLLGQNVDSYKWASEGGTESVNFAQLLEKVALVSPDLRVRFSTSHPKDITDEVLYTMKKYDNICKYIHLPAQSGNSRVLELMNRTYDRDWYINRVDAIRNILGEECGISSDMITGFCTETEEEHQDTLSLMEYVQYDYSYMFFYSERPGTLAARKLEDDIPLEVKKRRLDEIINKQRETSLARNKRDIGKVHRVLVENFSKKSQDQLSGRNDQNKVVIFDKKHYQKGDYVNVLVHDCSVGTLFGEAVD; the protein is encoded by the coding sequence ATGAATACGATAGTAGATTTAGATTTTATAGATAATCGCACACCAGAGCAGGCAGCAGCCTCATGCGATACACATATTACAGTAGAAACCAATACAGGGAAGTCACGCAAGCTATACATAGAAAGCTATGGATGTGCAATGAATTTCTCTGATAGCGAGATTGTTTCCTCTATCATGCATGAACAGGGTTTCGATACCACCTCCACCATAGAAAATGCGGATGTGGTTTTCCTGAACACCTGCTCCATCCGTGAAAAAGCAGAGCAAACTGTTCGCAACCGCTTAGGCCAGATCAATTACCACAAGCGCAAAAATCCGGGTATGGTAATCGGTGTGCTGGGCTGTATGGCCGAACGCCTGAAAAAATCTTTACTGGAGGAAGAGAAAATTGTTGACCTTGTGGTAGGTCCTGATGCCTATCGTGACCTGCCTAACCTGATCAATGAAGTAGATGGCGGTCAGAAAGCAGTAAATGTGCTTCTTTCCCGTGAAGAAACATACGCTGACATTAACCCGATCAGGTTAAACAGCAACGGCGTGAGCGCCTTTATCTCGATTATGCGTGGCTGTGACAACATGTGCTCTTTCTGCGTGGTGCCCTTTACGCGTGGCCGTGAGCGTAGCCGCGACGCACATTCTATTGTGCGCGAAGCAGAAAGCCTGGTAGCACAAGGCTACAAGGAAGTAACGCTGCTGGGCCAGAACGTAGATTCCTATAAGTGGGCATCTGAAGGCGGAACGGAGTCAGTTAACTTTGCCCAACTGCTGGAGAAAGTGGCGCTTGTAAGTCCTGACCTGCGTGTTCGCTTCTCGACCTCACACCCAAAAGATATTACAGATGAGGTGCTGTATACGATGAAGAAGTATGACAACATCTGCAAATACATTCACCTTCCTGCGCAGAGTGGAAATTCCCGTGTACTGGAACTGATGAACCGCACCTACGACCGTGATTGGTACATCAACCGGGTTGACGCGATCAGAAATATACTGGGCGAAGAGTGTGGCATTTCTTCTGATATGATTACCGGATTCTGCACCGAAACGGAAGAAGAACACCAGGATACGCTTTCGCTTATGGAATATGTGCAGTACGATTACTCTTATATGTTCTTCTATTCGGAACGCCCGGGTACGCTGGCGGCCAGAAAACTGGAAGACGACATTCCGCTGGAGGTGAAGAAAAGAAGGCTCGATGAAATTATAAATAAACAGCGGGAAACTTCCCTGGCCCGCAACAAGCGTGACATCGGTAAAGTGCACCGAGTACTGGTAGAGAACTTTTCCAAAAAATCCCAAGATCAACTGAGTGGCCGAAACGACCAGAACAAAGTAGTGATCTTCGACAAGAAGCACTACCAAAAAGGCGATTATGTAAACGTGCTGGTACACGACTGCAGCGTTGGCACCCTGTTCGGTGAAGCGGTTGACTAA